A single region of the Phycisphaerae bacterium RAS1 genome encodes:
- a CDS encoding Oxygen-independent coproporphyrinogen-III oxidase-like protein, with protein MPPLTTPQTVRSLYVHVPFCQTICGYCDFYSDVLDRGAVGPLVDALIAELEHGAAALCLKPDTIFVGGGTPTTLPADALQRLLSRLARLAATDVPVEFTCEANPATVTPEIAGVLVDSGVNRISIGAQSFDTGELKILERIHRPPQVAETIAVARAAGIRQVNLDLIFGVPGQSLRSWLKNLRAALAFEPDHLSCYGLTYERGTPLYEQLRAGQVTRVDESVEAEMFDATIDTLAAAGYQQYEISNFARPGCECRHNLRYWCNEPSLGIGPSAAGLVNGTRYKNIPDTAEYVRAIAAGRSPRVEQETLTPDHRARETAMLALRLRAGIDRRRFAARFGNDPADLFAEAIARNREFGLIEVTPDAVRLTRRGLLLADSVMAEFL; from the coding sequence ATGCCGCCACTGACAACGCCGCAGACCGTTCGTTCGCTCTACGTCCACGTCCCATTTTGCCAGACGATCTGCGGCTATTGCGATTTCTATTCCGACGTTCTTGACCGCGGCGCGGTCGGCCCGCTCGTGGACGCGCTGATCGCGGAGTTGGAGCACGGCGCGGCGGCGCTGTGTCTGAAACCCGATACGATCTTCGTCGGCGGCGGAACGCCCACGACCCTGCCCGCCGACGCGCTCCAGCGCCTGCTTTCGCGCCTCGCCCGTCTCGCGGCCACCGATGTCCCGGTCGAGTTCACTTGCGAAGCCAACCCCGCCACCGTCACGCCGGAAATCGCAGGCGTCCTCGTTGACAGTGGCGTCAATCGGATCTCCATCGGCGCCCAGTCCTTCGACACGGGCGAGTTGAAGATCCTTGAACGCATCCACCGCCCGCCCCAGGTGGCCGAGACGATCGCCGTCGCACGCGCCGCCGGAATCCGCCAGGTCAATCTCGACCTGATCTTCGGCGTCCCGGGTCAGTCGCTGAGAAGCTGGCTGAAAAACCTGCGGGCGGCGCTGGCGTTCGAGCCGGACCACCTCTCGTGTTACGGCCTGACCTACGAACGCGGAACGCCGCTCTACGAGCAGCTCCGCGCCGGCCAGGTGACGCGCGTCGACGAGAGCGTCGAGGCCGAAATGTTCGACGCGACCATCGACACGCTCGCCGCGGCCGGCTACCAGCAGTACGAAATCAGCAACTTCGCCCGCCCCGGCTGCGAATGCCGCCACAACCTGCGCTACTGGTGCAACGAACCCTCGCTCGGCATCGGCCCCTCCGCCGCGGGACTGGTGAATGGGACCCGCTACAAGAATATCCCCGACACAGCCGAATATGTGCGGGCGATCGCGGCGGGCCGCTCGCCGCGCGTCGAGCAGGAGACCCTGACCCCCGACCACAGAGCCCGCGAGACCGCCATGCTGGCGTTGCGGCTGCGCGCCGGCATCGACCGCCGCCGCTTCGCGGCCCGCTTCGGGAATGACCCGGCCGACCTCTTCGCCGAAGCGATCGCACGGAACCGCGAGTTCGGCCTGATCGAGGTCACTCCGGACGCCGTCCGCCTGACGCGTCGCGGGTTGCTGCTGGCGGATTCGGTGATGGCGGAGTTTCTTTGA
- the mshB_1 gene encoding 1D-myo-inositol 2-acetamido-2-deoxy-alpha-D-glucopyranoside deacetylase: MRVLCLAAHPDDEVLGAGGTLLAHRAAGDETALLVATAAYEPNWSADSIRRKRDECLAAAKLLGVSAVRFLDLPTMHLNTLPAIELNQRVAEAVAELAPDVVYAPPLDDVNRDHTLLFEAALVATRPTGAPGPRALYSFEIPTTTRFAPCSRWQANTYVDVAAFIDAKLEAMACYQTELRDPPHPRSLESIRVFARERGAAVGLRYAEAHMLIRQVSRW; the protein is encoded by the coding sequence ATGCGCGTGCTGTGTCTGGCCGCTCACCCGGATGACGAAGTACTTGGCGCCGGCGGAACGCTGCTGGCGCATCGGGCGGCGGGGGACGAAACCGCCCTGCTGGTGGCCACCGCGGCGTATGAGCCGAACTGGTCGGCCGATTCGATTCGCCGCAAGCGCGACGAGTGTCTTGCCGCGGCAAAGCTACTGGGGGTGTCGGCAGTTCGTTTTCTCGACTTGCCGACGATGCACCTCAATACGCTCCCGGCGATTGAACTGAATCAGCGGGTCGCGGAGGCGGTCGCCGAACTTGCGCCCGACGTGGTGTATGCGCCGCCGCTGGACGACGTGAATCGCGACCACACGTTGCTGTTCGAGGCGGCGCTGGTGGCGACGCGGCCGACCGGCGCCCCGGGGCCGCGGGCGCTATACAGTTTCGAGATTCCGACCACGACGCGTTTTGCGCCCTGCTCGCGCTGGCAGGCGAATACGTACGTCGATGTCGCTGCGTTCATTGACGCGAAGCTGGAAGCGATGGCGTGTTATCAGACGGAGTTGCGCGACCCGCCGCACCCGCGGTCGCTCGAGAGTATTCGAGTCTTTGCGCGCGAGCGCGGGGCCGCCGTCGGTCTGCGCTACGCGGAGGCGCACATGCTGATTCGACAGGTATCCCGGTGGTAG
- the tdk gene encoding Thymidine kinase, giving the protein MSGGAATPLSTGQNGRIEVIQGCMFSGKTEELIARLRDARAAGRRVVACKHSIDDRYDPDHLITHTRERFDAIRAASAEAIERGAADAEVLGIDEGHFFGLPLVAVARRLAAGGRRVIVVGLEHDAWGRPFDPMPQLAELALHVVSKRCPCTVCGAAAMFTQRMVPVTDRCMVGGVGDYEPRCRAHFEPLPPPP; this is encoded by the coding sequence GTGAGCGGGGGCGCCGCGACCCCGCTGTCGACGGGGCAGAACGGGCGGATCGAAGTCATTCAGGGCTGCATGTTCAGCGGCAAGACGGAAGAGCTGATTGCGCGGCTGCGCGACGCGCGCGCGGCGGGGAGGCGCGTGGTCGCCTGCAAGCACAGCATCGATGATCGCTACGACCCGGACCATCTGATCACGCACACGCGCGAGCGGTTTGACGCCATTCGCGCCGCCAGCGCGGAAGCGATCGAGCGCGGCGCGGCCGACGCGGAGGTGCTGGGAATTGACGAGGGGCATTTTTTCGGCCTGCCGCTCGTGGCGGTGGCGCGGCGGTTGGCGGCGGGCGGGCGGCGCGTGATTGTGGTAGGGCTGGAGCACGACGCCTGGGGCCGGCCATTCGATCCGATGCCGCAACTGGCCGAACTGGCGCTGCACGTCGTCAGCAAGCGTTGCCCCTGCACCGTGTGCGGGGCGGCGGCGATGTTCACGCAGAGGATGGTCCCGGTGACGGACCGCTGCATGGTCGGCGGCGTCGGCGACTACGAGCCGCGCTGCCGCGCGCATTTTGAGCCGCTCCCGCCGCCACCGTGA
- a CDS encoding carbamoyl phosphate synthase-like protein: protein MKRPISDVMEPTRVMITSGGGPGVWGLLHALRRGDGRFQVIVQDCDADDTPGTVLGDERVHLPPACDPSYVERLLEHCGAARVDVLIPVFDGELAAIAAARGDFNAAGTRVLLPPIDVVRTCVDKWATHERLEATPFLPRHRRVETLEETRDAIGGLGYPAQLLCIRPTNLAGGRGVHVLDAAVDAFAERLLSKPGVQRCTAEEFLELRARGPERFRLIVSEFLPGDELGIDLLAAEGRVCELVTRRKCGAMHSGNPMRMDFIEAPAARAWIARLCRELRLDGLVNVDARYDAAGVLRLIEINPRPSACIGMSAARVNLLEWAIDRLLGEECDDTAAYSQENPPQRIVRALADIAVRGSEGEVLLPLMQRERELSGPARLTD from the coding sequence ATGAAACGACCGATATCAGACGTGATGGAACCGACGCGCGTCATGATTACGTCCGGCGGCGGCCCCGGCGTCTGGGGGCTGCTGCACGCGCTGCGCCGCGGAGACGGCCGCTTCCAGGTGATCGTGCAGGATTGCGACGCGGACGACACGCCCGGCACGGTGCTGGGCGACGAGCGCGTCCACTTGCCGCCCGCGTGCGACCCCAGCTACGTCGAACGGCTGCTCGAGCACTGCGGCGCGGCGCGCGTCGACGTGCTGATTCCGGTCTTCGACGGTGAACTGGCCGCGATCGCAGCGGCCCGGGGCGACTTCAACGCCGCCGGCACGCGCGTGCTGCTGCCCCCGATCGACGTGGTGCGAACCTGCGTCGATAAATGGGCGACGCACGAGCGGCTGGAAGCGACGCCGTTCCTGCCGCGCCATCGGCGGGTTGAAACGCTCGAGGAGACGCGCGACGCGATCGGCGGCCTCGGCTATCCGGCGCAGCTTCTGTGTATCCGGCCGACCAACCTCGCGGGCGGGCGCGGCGTTCACGTTCTCGACGCCGCGGTGGATGCATTTGCCGAGCGGTTGCTGTCCAAACCGGGCGTGCAGCGCTGCACGGCCGAGGAATTCCTGGAGCTGCGCGCCCGCGGGCCGGAGCGCTTCCGGCTGATCGTGAGCGAGTTCCTGCCGGGTGACGAGCTGGGAATCGACCTGCTGGCCGCGGAGGGGCGCGTGTGCGAACTCGTCACGCGCCGGAAGTGCGGAGCGATGCACAGCGGGAACCCGATGCGGATGGACTTCATCGAAGCGCCCGCGGCTCGCGCCTGGATCGCGCGGCTGTGCCGGGAGTTGCGCTTGGACGGGCTGGTCAATGTCGACGCGCGCTACGACGCTGCCGGCGTGCTGCGGCTGATCGAGATCAACCCGCGTCCATCCGCGTGCATCGGCATGAGCGCGGCGCGCGTGAACCTGCTCGAATGGGCGATCGACCGCCTGCTGGGAGAGGAGTGCGACGATACGGCTGCGTACTCCCAGGAGAACCCGCCGCAGCGGATCGTGCGGGCGCTGGCGGACATCGCCGTGCGCGGGTCGGAAGGCGAAGTGCTTCTGCCGCTGATGCAGCGGGAGCGTGAGCTGTCGGGGCCGGCTCGGCTGACGGATTAG
- the pntAA gene encoding NAD(P) transhydrogenase subunit alpha part 1 — translation MKLAVPRETRPDERRAALVPESCKKLTQKGVQVAIEAGVGASAFLSDALYAEAGATVVPDAPALLADADFVLKVQPPTMNDRAGRHEVELMREGAMLLTTLLPIRNLDAVKRLAARKITAFSTDCIPRTTRAQSMDTLSSMANIGGYKAVLLAAHELPKYFPMFMTAAGTILAARVFVIGAGVAGLQAIATARRLGAIVEATDTRPVVKEQVESLGAKFVGVETSEAAQDAGGYAKELSQDFYRKQGELITKHCATSDVVITTALIGGVKAPKLISADAVRGMKPGSVIVDLAAEAGGNCELTEPGKTVLHGGVKICAPLNLPSDMPLHGSTLYSRNLTAFVLEFWKDGKFNLDLNDDIIKGALVTHNGEVLHAAAKAAL, via the coding sequence ATGAAACTGGCTGTTCCGCGGGAGACCCGCCCTGACGAGCGACGGGCGGCGCTCGTCCCCGAATCCTGCAAGAAACTCACCCAGAAGGGCGTCCAGGTGGCGATCGAGGCGGGCGTCGGCGCATCGGCTTTCCTCTCCGACGCGCTGTACGCCGAAGCCGGCGCGACCGTCGTGCCGGACGCTCCCGCGCTCCTGGCCGACGCCGACTTCGTATTGAAAGTCCAGCCGCCGACGATGAACGATCGCGCCGGCCGCCACGAAGTGGAGCTGATGCGAGAGGGGGCGATGCTGCTGACCACGCTCCTGCCCATCCGCAACCTCGACGCCGTCAAACGCCTCGCGGCGCGGAAGATCACGGCGTTCTCCACCGACTGCATCCCGCGCACGACGCGGGCGCAGTCGATGGACACGCTCTCCAGCATGGCCAACATCGGCGGATATAAGGCTGTGCTGCTCGCCGCCCACGAGCTGCCCAAGTACTTTCCGATGTTCATGACAGCGGCCGGCACGATCCTCGCCGCCCGTGTTTTTGTCATCGGCGCCGGCGTCGCCGGGCTGCAGGCGATCGCCACGGCTCGCCGCCTCGGCGCCATCGTCGAGGCCACCGACACGCGCCCGGTCGTGAAAGAGCAGGTCGAGAGCCTGGGCGCGAAATTCGTCGGCGTCGAAACCAGCGAAGCCGCCCAGGACGCCGGCGGCTACGCCAAGGAGCTCTCGCAGGACTTCTACCGCAAGCAGGGCGAGCTCATTACCAAGCACTGCGCCACGTCCGACGTGGTCATCACCACCGCCCTCATCGGCGGCGTCAAAGCGCCCAAGCTCATCAGCGCCGACGCCGTCCGCGGCATGAAGCCCGGATCGGTCATTGTCGACCTCGCGGCCGAAGCGGGCGGAAACTGCGAGCTGACCGAGCCGGGAAAGACGGTGCTGCACGGCGGCGTCAAGATCTGCGCCCCGCTGAACCTCCCGTCAGACATGCCGCTGCACGGGAGCACGCTCTACTCGCGCAACCTGACCGCGTTCGTGCTCGAATTCTGGAAGGACGGCAAGTTCAACCTGGACCTGAATGACGACATCATCAAGGGCGCGCTGGTGACGCACAACGGCGAGGTGCTCCACGCCGCAGCCAAGGCGGCCCTGTAG
- a CDS encoding HD domain protein yields MTPDRVLSAARDLLTVAGQGFKDPFLYEHSLRVMRLAQRLAVLPEYQGRLGDPAALELAALFHDAGWALQFGQGRVDRWQLLNRPTSDVQRELGAVVMLERVGDLVPSRTARLAAEAIRQCNDRGATLAEARVLADAESLDEIGLMYLLRQFRFYQADGRSIEQLLTTWQRQREYRYWDARLQDGFRSDAAREIARRRVTEVESFIAALSREHGGEDVVPG; encoded by the coding sequence ATGACGCCCGATCGTGTTCTTTCCGCCGCCCGCGACCTGCTGACGGTCGCCGGACAGGGCTTCAAAGACCCGTTCCTGTACGAGCACTCTTTGCGCGTCATGCGCCTGGCGCAGCGGCTCGCCGTGCTGCCGGAGTACCAGGGCAGGCTGGGTGACCCGGCCGCACTCGAGCTGGCCGCGCTGTTTCACGACGCCGGCTGGGCGCTCCAGTTCGGACAGGGCCGCGTCGATCGCTGGCAGTTGCTGAATCGCCCCACGAGCGACGTGCAGCGCGAACTCGGGGCCGTCGTCATGCTCGAACGCGTCGGCGATCTCGTTCCGTCTCGAACCGCCCGGCTTGCGGCCGAGGCGATCCGCCAGTGCAACGACCGCGGCGCGACCCTGGCCGAGGCGCGCGTGCTCGCCGACGCCGAAAGCCTCGACGAGATCGGCCTCATGTACTTGCTGCGGCAGTTCCGCTTCTACCAGGCGGACGGCCGCTCCATCGAGCAACTGCTGACCACCTGGCAGCGGCAGCGCGAATATCGCTACTGGGACGCCCGGCTTCAGGACGGCTTCCGCAGCGACGCCGCACGCGAGATTGCCCGTCGGCGTGTCACCGAAGTGGAGTCGTTCATCGCCGCCCTTTCTCGCGAACACGGCGGGGAGGACGTCGTTCCCGGCTGA
- the fhaA gene encoding FHA domain-containing protein FhaA — MKKVVLIMFKDDDRRDFPLTVPVTTIGRRHEATLRIPAADVSRLHCEIHSNDTGITVKDLGSSNGTFVNGKRVAESPLKAGDKLAVGPVVFVVQVDGIPSKITPHDVRLELEQAAAAAGVAASPTTATTKKQVDDKKEKDEDVFELTEEDFDIDLGDDDDEKDMP; from the coding sequence ATGAAAAAAGTCGTCCTGATCATGTTCAAAGATGACGATCGTCGGGATTTTCCGCTGACCGTTCCGGTCACGACGATCGGGCGGCGGCACGAGGCGACGTTGCGGATTCCGGCGGCGGACGTGTCGCGCCTGCATTGCGAGATACACTCGAACGACACGGGCATCACGGTCAAGGACCTGGGCAGCTCGAACGGCACGTTCGTGAACGGTAAGCGGGTGGCGGAGTCGCCGCTCAAGGCCGGGGACAAGCTCGCCGTCGGGCCGGTGGTGTTCGTGGTGCAGGTGGACGGCATCCCCAGCAAGATCACGCCGCACGACGTCCGATTGGAGCTGGAGCAAGCCGCGGCGGCCGCGGGCGTCGCCGCGTCGCCCACGACGGCGACGACGAAGAAGCAGGTGGACGACAAGAAAGAAAAGGACGAAGACGTTTTCGAGCTGACGGAAGAGGATTTTGACATTGACTTGGGGGACGATGATGACGAGAAGGACATGCCGTGA
- the hpt gene encoding Hypoxanthine phosphoribosyltransferase, giving the protein MFEDVERILFHRDQIQIRVAALGREIAAAYSDCGDALTLVPVLSGSIIFLADLIRCLPMKMKIALVHVSTYPGKSTSPQAPKTVLELTGDVSNRHVLIVDDILDSGRTLRRVQEMLAECGPATIRTAVLLRKPGKAPPDVRVDFVGFDVEDQFVVGYGLDFDDHYRNYPHIGVLRPECLA; this is encoded by the coding sequence ATGTTCGAAGACGTCGAGCGAATCCTCTTTCACCGCGACCAGATTCAAATCCGCGTCGCCGCCCTCGGCCGTGAAATCGCGGCCGCCTACAGCGACTGCGGCGACGCCCTGACGCTCGTCCCGGTCCTCTCCGGCTCGATCATCTTCCTGGCCGACCTGATTCGTTGCCTGCCGATGAAGATGAAAATCGCCCTCGTGCACGTCTCCACCTACCCCGGAAAAAGCACCTCCCCGCAGGCGCCCAAGACCGTCCTCGAACTGACCGGCGACGTGTCCAACCGCCACGTGCTCATCGTCGACGATATCCTCGATTCCGGCCGAACGCTCCGTCGCGTGCAGGAAATGCTGGCCGAGTGCGGCCCCGCCACCATCCGCACCGCCGTTCTGCTGCGCAAGCCGGGCAAGGCCCCGCCTGACGTTCGCGTTGACTTCGTCGGGTTCGATGTAGAAGATCAGTTCGTCGTCGGCTACGGGCTGGACTTCGACGACCACTATCGGAACTACCCGCACATCGGTGTTCTCCGTCCGGAGTGCTTGGCATGA
- a CDS encoding HDOD domain protein, with protein MSVTTFPNTVDSAAGPLPPHLLKAISRVTEISSLPEITTRIVQAVEDPKATAHDLHEIVKSDPALATKILKVVNSAFYGLPAQIASLDRAILMLGLSAVKNIALAASLTRLFKAEPLGPQFEPRDLWRHCIAVGVCARMLAESGGCSRPDEAFVAGLVHDMGLLIVQQTFGDKLREVVTRCFSAPTSFCATEQSIIGADHQAFGAALAAKWKFPPALRNVITFHHDPGALRPEFKKLVTEVYVADTLCCQQQCGFWLTAGTQTIPDEMLSLISVERSQLDEIAAALPERIQEAEAIFGG; from the coding sequence ATGAGCGTCACGACGTTTCCGAACACCGTCGATTCCGCCGCCGGGCCGCTCCCGCCGCACCTGCTGAAGGCCATCAGCCGGGTGACGGAAATCAGCTCGCTGCCGGAGATCACGACCCGCATCGTTCAAGCGGTGGAGGATCCGAAGGCGACCGCGCACGATTTGCACGAGATCGTGAAGAGCGACCCGGCCCTGGCGACCAAGATTCTGAAGGTGGTCAACTCGGCCTTTTACGGCCTGCCGGCGCAGATCGCCAGCCTGGATCGCGCGATTCTGATGCTGGGGCTCAGCGCCGTGAAAAACATCGCGCTGGCGGCGTCGCTGACCCGCCTGTTCAAGGCCGAGCCGCTCGGGCCGCAGTTCGAGCCGCGCGACCTTTGGCGGCACTGCATCGCCGTCGGCGTCTGCGCGCGGATGCTGGCGGAGAGCGGCGGGTGCTCTCGGCCGGATGAAGCCTTCGTCGCTGGGCTGGTGCATGACATGGGGCTGCTGATCGTGCAACAGACATTCGGCGACAAGCTGCGCGAGGTCGTGACCCGCTGTTTCTCGGCGCCGACATCGTTCTGCGCGACAGAGCAGAGCATCATCGGCGCGGATCATCAGGCGTTTGGAGCGGCGTTGGCGGCCAAGTGGAAATTCCCGCCGGCGCTGCGAAACGTCATCACGTTTCATCACGATCCCGGCGCGCTGCGGCCGGAGTTCAAGAAGCTCGTCACCGAGGTTTACGTCGCGGATACGCTTTGCTGCCAGCAGCAGTGCGGGTTCTGGCTGACGGCCGGCACGCAGACCATTCCGGACGAGATGCTGTCGCTGATCAGCGTGGAGAGGTCGCAACTGGACGAAATCGCTGCGGCTCTGCCGGAGCGGATTCAGGAAGCCGAGGCGATCTTCGGCGGCTAG
- a CDS encoding P-loop containing nucleoside triphosphate hydrolase: MSDVLLAAEDVHKTYRMGRATLNVLLGCNLRLAKGEFVAIMGKSGSGKSTLLHVLGALDVPERGQVTFAGQPVFAAEGRRRFRPGPLDVLLAAERRRNELRRRVFGFVFQFYHLLPELNVLENVLITHMVGTSLSAWPARRAAARGEALEIIGRVGLSDRLRHRPGELSGGERQRVAIARALVHRPQVLLADEPTGNLDAQAGASLMKLLKEFHAEGQTIVMVTHDPQIAAYADRTLRLEEGRLRGGGN, translated from the coding sequence ATGAGTGACGTGCTGCTGGCGGCCGAAGACGTCCACAAGACCTACCGCATGGGTCGCGCGACGCTGAACGTGCTGCTCGGCTGCAATCTGCGCCTGGCGAAGGGCGAATTCGTCGCGATCATGGGCAAGTCCGGCAGCGGAAAAAGCACGCTTCTGCACGTGCTGGGCGCGCTTGACGTGCCGGAGCGCGGCCAGGTGACGTTTGCCGGCCAGCCGGTCTTCGCCGCGGAGGGCCGGCGGCGCTTTCGTCCCGGTCCGCTGGACGTGCTGCTGGCGGCGGAGCGGCGGCGCAACGAGCTGCGGCGTCGCGTGTTCGGTTTCGTGTTCCAGTTCTACCATCTGCTGCCGGAGCTGAACGTGCTCGAAAATGTCCTCATCACGCACATGGTGGGGACGTCGCTTTCGGCCTGGCCGGCGCGGCGCGCGGCGGCGCGGGGCGAGGCGCTCGAGATCATCGGGCGCGTCGGCCTCAGCGACCGGCTGCGTCATCGGCCGGGCGAGCTCTCGGGCGGCGAACGGCAGCGCGTGGCGATTGCGCGGGCGCTGGTGCACCGGCCGCAGGTGCTGCTGGCCGATGAGCCGACCGGAAACCTGGACGCGCAAGCCGGGGCGAGCCTCATGAAACTGCTCAAGGAATTTCATGCCGAGGGGCAGACGATCGTGATGGTGACGCATGATCCGCAGATCGCGGCGTACGCGGATCGGACGCTGCGTCTGGAGGAAGGGCGGCTGCGCGGCGGCGGGAACTGA
- the ysnE gene encoding putative N-acetyltransferase YsnE, protein MTTVTLTDALDARQLATARTLFREYAAEIGVDLCFQGFEREMAELPGRYAPPDGCILLARSDQHDAGCVALRKLETGVCEMKRLFVRPAFRAAGVGRMLADAVVERARRIGYARMVLDTLSQMTAAIALYRSMGFRETTPYYANPLPGVVYMELTLPGS, encoded by the coding sequence ATGACAACGGTCACGCTGACCGATGCGCTGGACGCGCGGCAGCTCGCGACGGCGCGGACCCTGTTCCGCGAGTACGCCGCCGAAATCGGCGTCGATCTCTGCTTCCAGGGTTTCGAGCGCGAGATGGCGGAGCTGCCCGGACGCTACGCGCCGCCCGACGGCTGCATTCTGCTGGCTCGATCAGATCAGCACGACGCGGGCTGCGTCGCGCTGCGCAAGCTCGAAACGGGCGTCTGCGAAATGAAGCGGCTCTTCGTCCGTCCGGCCTTTCGCGCCGCAGGCGTCGGCCGGATGCTGGCCGACGCGGTGGTCGAGCGCGCCCGGCGGATCGGCTACGCGCGCATGGTGCTCGACACGCTGTCGCAAATGACGGCAGCCATCGCCCTGTATCGCTCGATGGGATTCCGGGAGACTACGCCCTATTACGCCAATCCGCTGCCCGGCGTGGTGTACATGGAACTGACGCTGCCCGGAAGCTGA
- the lolC gene encoding Lipoprotein-releasing system transmembrane protein LolC, with protein MYKLFLTLRYLRKRRIAYFAILAVALCTAMVLIVTSVMGGFLDQLVRKARGLLGDVIVDNGSYRGFPLYDEFIADVSQWPEIVRATPLIYAYGIMRLETSPRTMTVQVVGMRLQDVYVVNAFKQGLFYEKHYPGTTRLSPQQQPLMGLSGRAPLLPEPYRSALEQSRAAGVVDGDSSETELTQYLKELGAPPIPGMFALNSLDDSRAPALAGEERYGMILGRDLVARRMPDGRYERSSSRPLGLFAELTLVPVGDSGTADQPVKERFRYADDSRTGIYEIDSKSVYVEFEHLQKLLLMDAEKRADGGADIPARCSQIQVKLRDGVDPYAIARRLAEHYRGLANDPRFKLDDLDRQFVLTVDAITWDKSQAHLIGPVEHEKQLVTILFGIISLVAAVLVLCILYMIVLQKTRDIGIIKSIGGSSAGVAAIFLAYGGAVGMVGSAIGATLGVLFVRNINAVQDYLVWQFGWRVWDRSVYSFDEIPSTVRSFDVVVVVACAILASTLGAVVSAWRAGAMHPVESLRYE; from the coding sequence GTGTATAAACTCTTTCTCACGCTTCGCTATCTGCGAAAACGGCGGATCGCTTATTTTGCTATTCTGGCCGTCGCGCTGTGCACCGCGATGGTGCTGATCGTGACGTCGGTGATGGGCGGGTTTCTCGATCAGTTGGTGCGCAAGGCGCGCGGGCTGCTGGGCGACGTGATCGTGGACAACGGGTCATACCGCGGCTTTCCCCTCTATGACGAGTTCATCGCGGATGTCAGTCAGTGGCCCGAGATCGTGCGCGCGACGCCGCTGATTTACGCGTACGGGATCATGCGGCTGGAAACCTCGCCGCGGACGATGACCGTGCAGGTGGTCGGAATGCGGCTGCAGGACGTGTACGTCGTGAATGCGTTCAAGCAGGGACTGTTCTACGAGAAGCACTACCCGGGCACGACGCGTTTGTCGCCGCAGCAGCAGCCGCTGATGGGCCTGTCGGGCCGCGCGCCGCTGCTGCCGGAGCCGTATCGCAGCGCGCTGGAGCAATCGCGCGCGGCGGGCGTGGTGGACGGAGATTCGAGTGAGACGGAGCTAACCCAATATCTGAAGGAGCTGGGCGCGCCGCCGATTCCGGGCATGTTCGCCCTGAACAGCCTGGACGATTCGAGAGCGCCGGCGCTGGCGGGCGAGGAGCGCTACGGCATGATCCTGGGCCGCGACCTTGTCGCGCGGCGCATGCCGGACGGGCGCTATGAACGCTCGTCGAGCCGGCCGCTGGGCCTGTTCGCCGAGCTGACGCTGGTTCCGGTCGGCGACAGCGGCACGGCCGATCAGCCGGTGAAAGAGCGCTTCCGCTACGCGGACGACTCGCGCACCGGGATTTACGAGATTGACTCGAAAAGCGTCTACGTCGAGTTCGAGCACTTGCAGAAGCTGCTGCTGATGGACGCCGAGAAGCGCGCCGACGGCGGGGCGGACATCCCGGCCCGCTGCTCGCAGATTCAGGTGAAGCTGCGCGACGGCGTCGATCCCTACGCGATTGCGCGCCGGCTGGCCGAGCACTACCGCGGGCTGGCGAACGACCCGCGCTTCAAGCTGGATGATCTGGATCGCCAGTTTGTTCTGACCGTGGACGCGATCACCTGGGACAAATCGCAGGCGCATCTGATCGGCCCGGTCGAGCATGAGAAGCAGCTCGTGACGATTCTGTTCGGCATCATCTCGCTGGTTGCGGCGGTGCTGGTGCTGTGCATTCTGTACATGATCGTGCTCCAGAAGACGCGCGACATCGGCATCATCAAGAGCATCGGCGGGTCATCGGCCGGAGTGGCGGCGATTTTTCTCGCGTACGGCGGCGCGGTCGGCATGGTGGGCAGCGCGATCGGGGCCACGCTGGGCGTCCTGTTTGTCCGCAACATCAACGCGGTGCAGGATTACCTGGTCTGGCAGTTCGGCTGGCGCGTCTGGGATCGTTCGGTTTATTCCTTCGACGAAATTCCCAGCACGGTGCGGTCGTTTGACGTCGTGGTCGTGGTCGCGTGCGCGATTCTCGCGTCGACGCTGGGCGCGGTGGTTTCGGCCTGGCGCGCGGGAGCGATGCACCCGGTGGAGTCACTGCGCTATGAGTGA